A window from Pseudomonas kribbensis encodes these proteins:
- a CDS encoding 5-oxoprolinase subunit B family protein: MSRPIRYSFGADEHLFAEVSESMSLEAFFKGMAVTRAVERLKLDGVLDVCLANASFQIRFDPDRIAPQALLEAVQGAEAEAVAERTLQTRIIEIPVLYNDPWTHETLMRFRDRHQDPSATDLEYAARINGLADVDAFIAAHSGAPWFVSMVGFVAGLPFMFQMVERERQLQVPKYLRPRTDTPKLTLGHGGCFGCIYSVRGAGGYQMFGVTPAPIYDPQQSLAYLKDHMVFFRPGDIVQFKPMDRAAYDQAVADVEAGHFDLRIRPVEFSLDAFLADPVGYPVSLQEVLA, from the coding sequence ATGAGTCGTCCGATCCGCTACAGCTTTGGTGCCGATGAGCATCTGTTTGCCGAAGTCAGTGAAAGCATGTCCCTCGAGGCGTTTTTCAAGGGCATGGCGGTCACCCGCGCCGTGGAGCGGTTGAAACTCGATGGCGTACTCGATGTGTGTCTGGCCAACGCATCCTTCCAGATCCGCTTCGATCCGGATCGCATTGCGCCGCAGGCCTTGCTCGAGGCGGTGCAGGGCGCCGAGGCAGAAGCCGTTGCCGAGCGCACATTGCAGACCCGGATCATTGAGATTCCGGTGCTGTACAACGATCCCTGGACCCACGAAACGCTGATGCGTTTTCGCGACCGGCACCAGGACCCGAGCGCCACGGATCTGGAGTACGCCGCGCGCATCAATGGTCTGGCGGACGTCGATGCGTTCATTGCGGCTCATAGCGGGGCGCCATGGTTTGTCTCGATGGTGGGATTCGTCGCCGGTTTGCCCTTCATGTTCCAGATGGTCGAGCGCGAACGTCAGTTGCAGGTGCCCAAGTACCTGCGTCCACGTACCGACACGCCGAAACTGACACTGGGTCACGGTGGTTGCTTCGGTTGTATCTACTCGGTGCGCGGCGCCGGGGGTTATCAGATGTTCGGTGTCACACCGGCCCCCATCTACGACCCGCAGCAATCGCTGGCGTACCTGAAGGACCACATGGTGTTTTTCCGTCCGGGTGACATTGTGCAGTTCAAACCAATGGATCGTGCAGCGTATGACCAGGCCGTTGCAGACGTGGAGGCCGGGCATTTCGATTTACGGATCCGGCCGGTGGAGTTTTCACTGGATGCGTTTCTCGCCGACCCGGTCGGTTATCCCGTGTCGCTGCAGGAGGTGCTGGCATGA
- a CDS encoding acetyl-CoA carboxylase biotin carboxylase subunit, which translates to MTQPIRKLLVANRGEIAVRIIRAAKALGIPTVAACSEADIDSQAARLADEVHLLGPARADKSYLNIEALLGALQATGANAVHPGYGFLSENAGFAEAVIASGAIFVGPDPDTIRRMGDKAEARRTAQAAGVPVVPGSPGELFDVESALRAAESVGYPLLIKASAGGGGRGIRLAENAAQLSEEFPRSQREAQAAFGNGAVYLERFIGKARHIEVQVLGDGKNAVHLFERECSLQRRRQKIFEEAPSPVLDAQQREALCASAVRLTESLGYKGAGTLEYLYDDVTGEFFFIEMNTRIQVEHPVTELVTGIDLVQAMLRIAGGEPLGLKQSDIRLNGSALQMRLNAEDPARDFFPSPGLVESLAWPQGEGVRVDTHLYEGYRVPPYYDSLLAKLIVHGPDRSTALARARTAVAQTLLTGMASTLSLHAELLQQPWLQTADFHTGTLENWLSARRSGGEA; encoded by the coding sequence CCTGGGCATTCCCACCGTTGCCGCGTGCAGCGAGGCCGATATCGACTCTCAGGCCGCACGCCTGGCCGATGAAGTGCATCTACTGGGGCCGGCCCGTGCCGATAAAAGCTACCTGAACATCGAGGCGTTGCTGGGTGCCCTGCAAGCGACGGGCGCCAATGCGGTTCACCCTGGATATGGTTTTCTGTCCGAGAACGCCGGGTTTGCCGAAGCCGTGATTGCCAGCGGCGCGATTTTCGTCGGGCCGGACCCGGACACGATCCGGCGCATGGGTGACAAGGCCGAGGCGCGGCGTACTGCCCAGGCGGCAGGTGTTCCAGTGGTGCCGGGTTCGCCGGGCGAGCTGTTTGATGTCGAGTCGGCGCTTCGGGCGGCGGAATCGGTCGGTTACCCGTTGCTGATCAAAGCCTCGGCGGGTGGCGGCGGGCGGGGTATTCGCCTGGCAGAAAATGCCGCGCAATTGAGTGAAGAGTTTCCCCGTTCGCAGCGCGAGGCACAGGCCGCTTTCGGTAATGGTGCGGTGTATCTGGAGCGCTTTATCGGCAAGGCCCGGCACATCGAAGTACAGGTTCTGGGCGACGGGAAAAACGCCGTGCACCTGTTCGAGCGCGAGTGTTCGCTACAGCGCCGGCGTCAGAAAATCTTTGAAGAAGCACCGTCGCCGGTACTCGACGCGCAGCAGCGGGAGGCACTCTGCGCCAGCGCCGTACGCTTGACCGAATCCCTCGGCTACAAGGGGGCGGGCACGCTGGAGTATCTGTATGACGACGTCACCGGCGAGTTTTTCTTTATCGAGATGAACACCCGAATCCAGGTGGAGCACCCGGTCACCGAACTGGTCACCGGCATCGATCTGGTGCAGGCGATGCTGCGAATTGCCGGTGGCGAACCACTGGGCCTGAAACAGAGTGACATCCGCCTGAATGGCTCGGCCCTGCAAATGCGCTTGAATGCCGAAGACCCGGCCCGGGATTTTTTCCCCAGCCCCGGTCTGGTGGAGTCGTTGGCCTGGCCGCAAGGCGAAGGCGTTCGTGTGGACACCCACCTGTATGAAGGCTATCGGGTGCCACCGTACTATGACTCGCTGTTGGCCAAGCTCATTGTGCATGGGCCGGATCGCTCCACAGCCCTGGCGCGTGCCCGGACAGCAGTGGCGCAAACCTTGCTGACGGGCATGGCCAGCACCTTGTCGCTGCACGCTGAACTGCTGCAGCAACCGTGGTTGCAAACCGCCGACTTTCATACCGGGACGCTGGAAAACTGGCTGTCCGCACGCCGCAGCGGAGGTGAAGCATGA